One region of Oryza sativa Japonica Group chromosome 10, ASM3414082v1 genomic DNA includes:
- the LOC4348365 gene encoding probable mixed-linked glucan synthase 7 (The RefSeq protein has 1 substitution compared to this genomic sequence) translates to MPPSAGLATESLPAATCPAKKDAYAAAASPESETKLAAGDERAPLVRTTRISTTTIKLYRLTIFVRIAIFVLFFKWRITYAARAISSTDAGGIGMSKAATFWTASIAGELWFAFMWVLDQLPKTMPVRRAVDVTALNDDTLLPAMDVFVTTADPDKEPPLATANTVLSILAAGYPAGKVTCYVSDDAGAEVTRGAVVEAARFAALWVPFCRKHGVEPRNPEAYFNGGEGGGGGGKARVVARGSYKGRAWPELVRDRRRVRREYEEMRLRIDALQAADARRRRCGAADDHAGVVQVLIDSAGSAPQLGVADGSKLIDLASVDVRLPALVYVCREKRRGRAHHRKAGAMNALLRASAVLSNAPFILNLDCDHYVNNSQALRAGICFMIERRGGGAEDAGDVAFVQFPQRFDGVDPGDRYANHNRVFFDCTELGLDGLQGPIYVGTGCLFRRVALYGVDPPRWRSPGGGVAADPAKFGESAPFLASVRAEQSHSRDDGDAIAEASALVSCAYEDGTAWGRDVGWVYGTVTEDVATGFCMHRRGWRSAYYAAAPDAFRGTAPINLADRLHQVLRWAAGSLEIFFSRNNALLAGGRRRLHPLQRAAYLNTTVYPFTSLFLMAYCLFPAIPLIAGGGGWNAAPTPTYVAFLAALMVTLAAVAVLETRWSGIALGEWWRNEQFWMVSATSAYLAAVAQVALKVATGKEISFKLTSKHLASSATPVAGKDRQYAELYAVRWTALMAPTAAALAVNVASMAAAGGGGRWWWWDAPSAAAAAAAALPVAFNVWVVVHLYPFALGLMGRRSKAVRPILFLFAVVAYLAVRFLCLLLQFHTA, encoded by the exons ctggccgccggcgacgagagggcgCCGCTCGTCCGGACGACTCGCATCTCGACAACTACCATCAAGTTATACAG GCTCACCATCTTTGTTCGCATCGCCATCTTCGTGCTCTTCTTCAAGTGGAGAATCACCTACGCTGCTCGCGCCATCAGCTccaccgacgccggcggcaTCGGCATGAGCAAGGCGGCGACATTTTGGACGGCGTCCATCGCCGGCGAGCTCTGGTTCGCGTTCATGTGGGTGCTCGACCAGCTGCCCAAGACGATGCCCGTCCGGCGCGCCGTCGACGTCACGGAGCTGAACGACGACACGCTGCTCCCGGCGATGGACGTGTTCGTCACCACCGCCGACCCCGACAaggagccgccgctcgccacggcGAACACCGTGCTGTCCATCCTCGCCGCGGGCTACCCCGCCGGCAAGGTGACGTGCTACGTCTCCGACGACGCCGGCGCGGAGGTGACACGCGGGGCGGTCGTGGAGGCGGCCCGGTTCGCGGCGCTGTGGGTGCCCTTCTGCCGGAAGCACGGCGTCGAGCCGAGGAACCCGGAGGCGTACTTcaacggcggcgagggtggcggtggtggcggcaagGCGAGGGTGGTGGCGAGGGGGAGCTACAAGGGGAGGGCGTGGCCGGAGCTGGTGCGCGACAGGAGGCGGGTGCGCCGCGAGTACGAGGAGATGCGGCTGCGGATCGACGCGCTGCAGGCCGccgacgcgcgccgccggcgctgcgGCGCGGCCGATGACCACGCCGGAGTTGTGCAGGTACTGATCGATTCTGCTGGGAGCGCGCCACAGCTCGGCGTCGCGGACGGGAGCAAGCTCATCGACCTCGCCTCCGTCGACGTGCGCCTCCCGGCGCTTGTGTACGTGTGCCGCGAGAAGCGCCGCGGCCGCGCACACCACCGGAAGGCCGGCGCCATGAACGCGCTGCTGCGCGCATCCGCCGTGCTCTCGAACGCGCCCTTCATCCTCAACCTCGACTGCGACCACTATGTCAACAACTCGCAGGCCCTCCGCGCCGGCATTTGCTTCATGATcgaacgccgcggcggcggcgccgaagacgccggcgatgtcGCGTTCGTCCAGTTCCCGCAGCGGTTCGACGGCGTCGATCCCGGCGACCGCTACGCCAACCACAACCGCGTCTTCTTCGACTGTACCGAGCTTGGCCTCGACGGCCTCCAGGGCCCCATCTACGTCGGCACCGGCTGCTTGttccgccgcgtcgcgctctacggcGTCGACCCACCGCGCTGGAGATCGCCCGGCGGCGGTGTCGCCGCGGACCCTGCCAAGTTCGGCGAGTCGGCGCCGTTCCTAGCCTCCGTTCGGGCGGAGCAGAGTCACAgtcgcgacgacggcgacgccattGCCGAGGCGAGTGCGCTCGTGTCGTGCGCGTACGAGGACGGGACGGCGTGGGGCAGGGACGTCGGCTGGGTGTACGGCACCGTGACGGAGGACGTGGCCACGGGCTTCTGCATGCACCGGCGAGGGTGGCGCTCCGCCTACTACGCCGCCGCGCCCGACGCGTTCCGCGGCACGGCGCCGATCAACCTCGCCGACCGCCTCCACCAGGTGCTCCGCTGGGCGGCGGGCTCCCTCGAGATCTTCTTCTCCCGCAACAACgcactcctcgccggcggccgccgccgcctccacccgctGCAGCGCGCCGCCTACCTCAACACGACGGTGTACCCGTTCACGTCGCTCTTCCTCATGGCCTACTGCCTCTTCCCGGCGATCCCgctcatcgccggcggcggcggctggaacgCCGCGCCGACACCGACGTACGTCGCGTTCCTGGCGGCGCTGATGGTGACGctcgcggcggtggccgtgctGGAGACGAGGTGGTCGGGGATCGCGCTGGGTGAGTGGTGGCGGAACGAGCAGTTCTGGATGGTGTCCGCGACGAGCGCGTACCTCGCCGCGGTGGCGCAGGTGGCGCTCAAGGTCGCGACGGGGAAGGAAATATCGTTCAAGCTGACCTCGAAGCATCTCgcgtcgtcggcgacgccggTCGCCGGTAAGGATAGGCAGTACGCGGAGCTGTACGCCGTGAGGTGGACGGCGCTGatggcgccgacggcggcggctctggCAGTGAACGTggcgtcgatggcggcggcgggtggtggtggccggtggtggtggtgggacgctccgtcggcggcggcggcggcggcggcggcactccCGGTGGCGTTCAAcgtgtgggtggtggtgcatcTCTACCCGTTCGCGCTCGGGCTGATGGGTCGCCGGAGCAAGGCGGTGCGCCCCATTCTGTTCCtgttcgccgtcgtcgcctaCCTCGCCGTCCGCTTCCTTTGTCTCTTGTTACAATTCCATACGGCTTAA
- the LOC4348363 gene encoding cASP-like protein 5A2, giving the protein MRASRPVVHPVEAPPPAALAVAAAAVAVEAGVGAGGGAAAHGGENAQPRGVRMKDPPGAPGTPGGLGLRLVQAFFAAAALAVMASTDDFPSVSAFCYLVAAAILQCLWSLSLAVVDIYALLVKRSLRNPQAVCIFTIGDGITGTLTLGAACASAGITVLIGNDLNICANNHCASFETATAMAFISWFALAPSCVLNFWSMASR; this is encoded by the exons ATGCGGGCGAGCCGGCCGGTGGTGCACCCggtggaggcgccgccgccggcagctttggcggtggcggcggcggcggtggcggtggaggccggGGTTGGAGCAggaggtggagcggcggcgcatGGCGGGGAGAACGCGCAGCCACGAGGGGTGCGGATGAAGGACCCCCCCGGGGCGCCCGGGACGCccggcggcctcggcctccgcctcgTGCAGgccttcttcgccgccgccgcgctcgccgtcatGGCCTCCACCGACGACTTCCCCTCCGTCTCCGCCTTCTG TTACCTTGTTGCAGCAGCCATCTTGCAATGCTTGTGGAGCCTTTCACTAGCCGTTGTTGATATTTATGCACTTCTTGTGAAGCGTTCTTTGCGGAATCCACAGGCTGTGTGTATATTTACCATCGGAGATGGG ATCACAGGGACACTAACCCTAGGTGCAGCATGTGCATCAGCAGGCATCACCGTGCTCATTGGCAATGACCTGAACATATGCGCAAACAATCACTGTGCAAGTTTCGAAACTGCAACCGCGATGGCTTTCATCAGCTGGTTTGCACTTGCACCGTCCTGCGTCTTGAACTTCTGGTCGATGGCCTCCAGATGA